One segment of Pseudodesulfovibrio sp. 5S69 DNA contains the following:
- a CDS encoding fumarate reductase iron-sulfur subunit — protein MSRLLKLNIFRYNPEDEQSAPHMQEFVLEETDSMTLFIALNRIREEQDPSLQFDFCCRAGICGSCGMVINGRPGLACHTKTRDLPGEITLLPLPIFKLVGDLSVDTGTWFREMYTKTESWIHTNKAFDPTALEERMDNKDAVAIYELERCVECGCCISACGTARLREDFMGAAALNRVARFLIDPRDQRTDRDYYEIIGNDMGIFGCMGLLACEDVCPKHLPLQNQLGFLRRKMGITSIKRLFSK, from the coding sequence ATGTCCAGATTACTCAAACTGAACATCTTTCGGTACAATCCCGAAGACGAGCAGTCCGCGCCGCACATGCAGGAGTTCGTCCTGGAAGAGACCGACTCCATGACCCTGTTCATCGCGCTCAACCGCATCCGCGAGGAGCAGGACCCCTCCCTGCAGTTCGACTTCTGCTGCCGGGCGGGCATCTGCGGCTCCTGCGGCATGGTCATCAACGGCCGTCCGGGCCTGGCTTGCCACACCAAGACCCGAGACCTGCCGGGCGAAATCACGCTCCTGCCCCTGCCGATCTTCAAGCTGGTCGGCGATCTGTCCGTGGATACCGGCACATGGTTCCGCGAGATGTACACCAAGACCGAATCGTGGATCCACACCAACAAGGCGTTCGATCCCACCGCGCTCGAAGAGCGCATGGACAACAAGGACGCCGTGGCCATCTACGAACTGGAACGGTGCGTGGAGTGCGGCTGCTGCATCTCCGCCTGCGGCACCGCCCGATTGCGTGAGGACTTCATGGGCGCGGCCGCGCTCAACCGCGTGGCCCGGTTCCTCATCGACCCGCGCGACCAGCGGACCGACCGCGACTACTACGAGATCATCGGCAATGATATGGGTATCTTCGGCTGCATGGGCCTGCTGGCCTGCGAAGACGTCTGCCCCAAACACCTGCCGCTGCAAAACCAGCTCGGCTTCCTGCGACGCAAAATGGGCATTACTTCCATAAAGCGTTTGTTTAGTAAGTAG
- a CDS encoding fumarate hydratase, producing the protein MREIQGKDVIEAVAGMCMRGNTVLPADVRRKLEQAMAAEDSPSAVEVLRQLLENADLASDTKLPLCQDCGLAVLFVEVGDDCKVVGGNLRDLINEGVRKGYADGYLRKSACDPLTRANTGDGIPAIIHFDMVPGDKLKIAYMAKGGGAENMSRVTMLAPAQGWEGIKRFVIERVAEAGPNPCPPTIIGVGIGGTFEHAAKIAKRGLLRKLDDVHPDPKIAAMEKELEEALNALGIGPMGLGGKTTVLGVKITLEPCHLASLPLAVNVQCHSQRHEEVVL; encoded by the coding sequence ATGAGAGAGATTCAAGGAAAGGATGTCATCGAGGCCGTGGCCGGGATGTGCATGCGGGGCAACACGGTGTTGCCCGCGGACGTGCGCCGGAAGCTGGAGCAGGCCATGGCCGCGGAGGATTCCCCCTCGGCAGTGGAGGTCCTGCGCCAGTTGCTGGAGAACGCGGACCTGGCGAGCGACACCAAGTTGCCGCTGTGCCAGGACTGCGGCCTGGCCGTACTGTTTGTGGAGGTCGGCGACGACTGCAAGGTGGTCGGGGGCAACCTGCGCGACCTGATCAACGAGGGCGTACGCAAGGGGTACGCGGACGGGTATCTGCGCAAGTCGGCTTGCGACCCGCTGACCCGGGCCAACACCGGTGACGGCATCCCGGCGATAATCCATTTCGACATGGTCCCGGGCGACAAGCTCAAGATCGCCTACATGGCCAAGGGCGGCGGGGCCGAGAACATGTCCCGCGTGACCATGCTCGCTCCGGCCCAGGGCTGGGAGGGCATCAAGAGGTTCGTGATCGAGCGGGTGGCCGAGGCCGGTCCGAACCCGTGTCCGCCGACCATCATCGGCGTGGGCATCGGCGGGACCTTCGAGCACGCGGCCAAGATCGCCAAGCGCGGCCTGCTGCGCAAGCTGGACGACGTCCATCCCGACCCCAAGATCGCGGCCATGGAAAAGGAACTGGAAGAGGCACTCAACGCGCTGGGCATCGGCCCCATGGGCCTGGGCGGCAAGACCACCGTGCTCGGCGTGAAGATCACCCTGGAACCGTGCCACCTGG